One part of the Burkholderia vietnamiensis LMG 10929 genome encodes these proteins:
- a CDS encoding heavy metal sensor histidine kinase has product MTRLRSLSATLALAFAATTLAAFALVGAYVYMGLERQVNTQDDLDIVLAARHTRRLAGELESLDAVRAHAERLTSQVLGNEALSMAVFDANGDVLVRHNVRLSAPDAALYDAPGAPTDAQLLAPRAEPVPDNERITAERLQTWTVDGGTPMRGVVIAAALGDHTPIRIAIARNMRDRAQLLDGYRDRLKIAGAAGALFALLFGYWLIRTALAPLREIVANTGRITVDKLDTRLDASRAPHELRALVDAQNAMLARLQQAFAHLSQFSADLAHDLRTPLNNMRGATEVALARPRSADEYQALLESNLEEYDRLARMIDNVLFLARAEHPSFVTRQRAFDVRDELDRIAEYFEGLADEAGSTLRVEGHGRLTADVELFRRAIGNLLANALRYTPAGGVITLAVDETADAVQVVVANPGEPIDAALLPRIFDRFVRGDPARSGGAPGGTAGLGLAIVRSVMELHGGSVRVESDARGTRFILTFNPPPPA; this is encoded by the coding sequence GTGACGCGCTTGCGATCGCTGTCGGCGACGCTCGCGCTCGCGTTCGCCGCGACCACGCTCGCCGCGTTCGCGCTCGTCGGCGCGTACGTGTACATGGGCCTCGAGCGGCAGGTGAACACGCAGGACGATCTCGACATCGTGCTGGCCGCGCGCCACACGCGCCGGCTCGCGGGCGAGCTCGAATCGCTCGATGCGGTGCGCGCACATGCGGAGCGCTTGACGAGTCAGGTGCTCGGCAACGAGGCGCTGTCGATGGCCGTTTTCGATGCGAACGGCGACGTGCTGGTGCGCCACAACGTCCGGCTGAGCGCACCCGACGCGGCGCTCTACGACGCGCCGGGCGCACCGACCGACGCGCAGCTGCTGGCACCCCGCGCCGAGCCGGTGCCCGACAACGAACGGATCACGGCCGAGCGGCTGCAGACATGGACGGTCGACGGCGGCACGCCGATGCGCGGCGTCGTGATCGCCGCGGCGCTCGGCGATCACACGCCGATCCGCATCGCGATCGCGCGCAACATGCGCGACCGCGCGCAACTGCTCGACGGCTACCGAGACCGGCTGAAGATTGCGGGAGCGGCAGGCGCGCTGTTCGCGCTGCTGTTCGGCTACTGGCTGATCCGCACGGCGCTTGCGCCGCTGCGCGAGATCGTCGCGAACACCGGCCGGATCACGGTCGACAAGCTCGACACGCGGCTCGACGCGTCGCGCGCGCCGCACGAGCTGCGCGCGCTGGTCGACGCGCAGAACGCGATGCTCGCGCGCCTGCAGCAGGCGTTCGCGCACCTGTCGCAGTTCAGCGCGGATCTCGCGCACGACCTGCGTACGCCGCTGAACAACATGCGCGGCGCAACGGAAGTCGCGCTCGCGCGGCCGCGCTCGGCCGACGAATACCAGGCGCTGCTCGAATCGAACCTCGAGGAATACGACCGTCTCGCGCGGATGATCGACAACGTGCTGTTTCTCGCGCGCGCCGAGCACCCGAGCTTCGTCACGCGGCAGCGCGCATTCGACGTGCGCGACGAACTCGATCGCATCGCCGAATACTTCGAGGGGCTCGCCGACGAAGCGGGCTCGACGCTGCGCGTCGAAGGGCACGGCCGGCTGACGGCCGACGTCGAGCTGTTCCGCCGCGCGATCGGCAACCTGCTCGCCAACGCGCTGCGCTACACGCCGGCCGGCGGCGTGATCACGCTGGCGGTCGACGAAACGGCGGACGCCGTGCAGGTCGTCGTCGCGAATCCGGGCGAGCCGATCGACGCGGCGCTGCTGCCGCGGATCTTCGACCGGTTCGTGCGCGGCGACCCCGCGCGCAGCGGCGGTGCGCCGGGCGGCACGGCCGGGCTCGGCCTCGCGATCGTGCGCTCGGTGATGGAGCTGCACGGCGGCAGCGTGCGCGTCGAGAGCGACGCGCGCGGCACGCGTTTCATCCTCACGTTCAACCCGCCGCCGCCGGCGTGA
- a CDS encoding DUF4148 domain-containing protein has product MNRRMIAAALLALTIGTPVAAFAQSASAGLTRADVLAELVQAQRDGTVPTSRWDYPPSAPTIERNRELYALGHGEQHTQSAAAAPSGATGSAL; this is encoded by the coding sequence ATGAACCGCAGGATGATTGCAGCCGCCTTGCTCGCGCTCACCATCGGCACGCCGGTGGCCGCGTTCGCCCAGAGCGCCTCGGCGGGCCTGACCCGCGCCGACGTGCTCGCCGAATTGGTCCAGGCCCAGCGTGACGGCACGGTGCCGACGTCGCGCTGGGATTACCCGCCGAGCGCGCCGACGATCGAGCGCAACCGCGAGCTGTATGCGCTCGGGCATGGCGAGCAGCACACGCAGAGCGCCGCGGCGGCGCCGTCCGGGGCGACGGGGAGTGCGTTGTGA
- a CDS encoding efflux RND transporter permease subunit encodes MWIVRLALRRPYTFVVLALLIFIAGPLALLRMPTDIFPNIDIPVVSIVWSYNGFSAEDMAKRITSNYERALTSDVDDIEHIESQSLNGVSVVKVFFHPGADINRAIAEAASNAASILRILPPGTLPPNIITYNASTVPILQLGLSSDTLAEQQLYDLGNSFIRTQLATVQGAAVPLPYGGKIRQIVVDLDTRALQAKGLAPIDVVNAINAQNLILPGGTAKIGTHEYDVQLNGSTQTVAALNDLPVKTIGGSVVYVRDVAHVRDGYAPQTNIVRADGKRAALLTVEKTGSASTLTIIDQVKAMLPKIAAGLPKALHIAALDDQSVFVKSAIQGVVREALIAACLTALMILLFLGSWRATLIIAVSIPLAVLTSLLALGALGQTINIMTLGGLALAVGILVDDATVAIENITHHLERGEPLEDAILTGAGEIAVPTFVSTLSICIVFVPMFLLTGVARYLFVPMAEAVIFAMVASYFFSRTLVPTLAMVLMRAKGQGRPPRGVFARIAGLQAAFERRFDAIRLGYRALLAAAIAHRRRFAAAFVLACVASTGLFAFAGQDFFPAIDTGEIRLHLRAPTGTRIEQTARLTDEVEAKVRSVIPARELAGMLDNIGVPVSGINLTYDSSDPIGTEDADVMITLKPGHAPTAAYVARLRNLLAQSFPGVTFAFLPADIVSQILNFGLPAPVDIQIVGNKLDQNRAVANALLAKLRGVRGLVDARIQQPGDEPAIDVNVDRTKAIEAGLQQRDVAQNLLIALSGSSQTTPNFWLDPRNGVSYPVLVQTPQYTIDSLQALANVPLPTSDAPSPQRPAGGPAAGAPAQNLLGTLGSFSRTTQQAVVSHYNVQPVLDIFASVQGRDLGAVTADVTKLVDDARAQLPPGSSIVLRGQVQAMHESFAGLLGGLALAIALVYLLMVVNFQSWLDPLVIVGGLPASLAGIAWMLFVTRTTLSVPALTGTILCIGIATANSILVVNAARELLAGGASPWQAALDAGFSRFRPVVMTALAMLIGMLPMALGLGDGGEQNAPLGRAVIGGLAFGTLSTLLFVPVVFGFVHAWLERRRDAAGARGALDMRDAPGAPEAPDTPALR; translated from the coding sequence ATGTGGATCGTCCGGCTCGCATTGCGCAGGCCCTATACGTTCGTCGTGCTCGCGCTGCTGATCTTCATCGCGGGGCCGCTTGCGCTGCTGCGCATGCCGACCGACATCTTTCCGAACATCGACATCCCGGTCGTCAGCATCGTCTGGTCGTACAACGGCTTCTCCGCCGAAGACATGGCCAAGCGCATCACGTCGAACTACGAGCGCGCGCTCACGTCCGACGTCGACGACATCGAGCACATCGAATCGCAGTCGCTGAACGGCGTGTCGGTCGTGAAGGTGTTCTTCCACCCCGGCGCGGACATCAATCGCGCGATCGCGGAAGCCGCCAGCAACGCCGCGTCGATCCTGCGCATCCTGCCGCCCGGCACGCTGCCGCCGAACATCATCACGTACAACGCGTCGACGGTGCCGATCCTGCAGCTCGGGCTGTCGAGCGACACGCTCGCCGAACAGCAGCTGTACGACCTCGGCAACAGTTTCATCCGCACGCAGCTCGCAACCGTCCAGGGCGCGGCCGTGCCGCTGCCGTACGGCGGCAAGATCCGCCAGATCGTCGTCGATCTCGACACGCGCGCGCTGCAGGCGAAGGGGCTCGCGCCGATCGACGTGGTGAACGCGATCAACGCGCAGAACCTGATCCTGCCGGGCGGCACCGCGAAGATCGGCACGCACGAGTACGACGTGCAGCTGAACGGCAGCACGCAGACGGTCGCCGCGCTGAACGACCTGCCGGTGAAGACGATCGGCGGCAGCGTCGTCTATGTGCGCGACGTCGCCCACGTGCGCGACGGCTACGCGCCGCAGACCAACATCGTGCGCGCCGACGGCAAGCGCGCGGCGCTGCTGACCGTCGAGAAGACCGGCAGCGCATCGACGCTGACGATCATCGACCAGGTGAAGGCGATGCTGCCGAAGATCGCAGCCGGGCTGCCGAAGGCGCTGCACATTGCGGCGCTCGACGACCAGTCGGTGTTCGTGAAGTCCGCGATCCAGGGCGTCGTGCGCGAGGCGCTGATCGCCGCGTGCCTGACCGCGCTGATGATCCTGCTGTTCCTCGGCAGCTGGCGCGCGACGCTGATCATCGCGGTGTCGATTCCGCTCGCGGTGCTGACGTCGCTGCTCGCGCTCGGCGCGCTCGGCCAGACCATCAACATCATGACGCTCGGCGGGCTCGCGCTGGCGGTCGGCATACTCGTCGACGACGCGACCGTCGCGATCGAGAACATCACGCATCATCTCGAACGCGGCGAGCCGCTCGAGGACGCGATCCTCACCGGCGCCGGCGAGATCGCGGTGCCGACCTTCGTGTCGACGCTGTCGATCTGCATCGTGTTCGTGCCGATGTTCCTGTTGACGGGCGTCGCACGCTACCTGTTCGTGCCGATGGCCGAGGCGGTGATCTTCGCGATGGTCGCGTCGTACTTCTTCTCGCGCACGCTGGTGCCGACGCTCGCGATGGTGCTGATGCGCGCGAAGGGCCAGGGCCGCCCGCCGCGCGGCGTGTTCGCGCGTATCGCCGGCCTGCAGGCCGCGTTCGAACGCCGCTTCGACGCGATCCGGCTCGGCTATCGCGCGCTGCTCGCCGCGGCGATCGCGCACCGGCGCCGCTTCGCGGCCGCGTTCGTGCTGGCGTGCGTGGCGTCCACGGGCCTGTTCGCGTTCGCCGGCCAGGACTTCTTCCCGGCGATCGACACCGGCGAGATCCGCCTGCATCTGCGCGCGCCGACCGGCACGCGGATCGAGCAGACCGCACGGCTGACCGACGAAGTCGAGGCCAAGGTGCGCAGCGTGATTCCGGCGCGCGAACTGGCCGGCATGCTCGACAACATCGGCGTGCCGGTGAGCGGGATCAACCTCACCTACGACTCGTCCGACCCGATCGGCACCGAGGACGCCGACGTGATGATCACGCTGAAGCCGGGCCACGCGCCGACCGCCGCGTACGTCGCACGGCTGCGCAACCTGCTCGCGCAGTCGTTCCCCGGCGTGACGTTCGCGTTCCTGCCGGCCGACATCGTGAGCCAGATCCTCAATTTCGGGCTGCCCGCGCCGGTCGACATCCAGATCGTCGGCAACAAGCTGGATCAGAACCGCGCGGTCGCGAACGCGCTGCTCGCGAAACTGCGCGGCGTGCGCGGTTTGGTCGACGCGCGCATCCAGCAGCCCGGCGACGAGCCGGCGATCGACGTGAACGTGGACCGCACCAAGGCGATCGAGGCCGGGCTCCAGCAGCGCGACGTCGCGCAGAACCTTTTGATCGCGCTGTCCGGCAGCTCGCAGACGACGCCGAACTTCTGGCTCGATCCGCGCAACGGCGTGAGCTACCCCGTGCTCGTGCAGACGCCGCAGTACACGATCGATTCGCTGCAAGCGCTCGCGAACGTGCCGTTGCCGACCAGCGACGCGCCGTCGCCGCAGCGCCCGGCCGGCGGCCCGGCGGCCGGTGCGCCCGCGCAAAACCTGCTCGGCACGCTCGGCAGCTTCTCGCGCACGACGCAGCAGGCGGTCGTGTCGCACTACAACGTGCAGCCGGTGCTCGACATTTTCGCGTCGGTGCAGGGGCGCGACCTCGGCGCGGTCACGGCCGACGTGACGAAGCTCGTCGACGACGCGCGCGCGCAGCTGCCGCCCGGCTCGTCGATCGTGCTGCGCGGCCAGGTGCAGGCGATGCACGAGTCGTTCGCCGGGCTGCTCGGCGGTCTCGCGCTCGCGATCGCGCTGGTCTACCTGCTGATGGTCGTCAATTTCCAGTCGTGGCTCGATCCGCTCGTGATCGTCGGCGGCCTGCCGGCGTCGCTGGCCGGCATCGCGTGGATGCTGTTCGTGACGCGCACGACGCTGTCGGTGCCGGCGTTGACCGGGACGATCCTGTGCATCGGCATCGCGACCGCGAACAGCATCCTCGTCGTCAATGCGGCGCGCGAGCTGCTCGCCGGCGGCGCATCGCCGTGGCAGGCCGCGCTCGACGCCGGCTTCAGCCGCTTCCGTCCGGTCGTGATGACCGCGCTCGCGATGCTGATCGGGATGCTGCCGATGGCGCTCGGCCTCGGCGACGGCGGCGAGCAGAACGCGCCGCTCGGCCGCGCGGTGATCGGCGGGCTCGCGTTCGGCACGCTGTCGACGCTGCTGTTCGTGCCCGTCGTGTTCGGCTTCGTGCACGCGTGGCTCGAGCGGCGTCGCGACGCGGCGGGCGCGCGTGGTGCGCTTGATATGCGCGATGCGCCCGGTGCGCCCGAAGCCCCCGATACGCCGGCGCTGCGTTGA
- a CDS encoding efflux transporter outer membrane subunit produces MRLLRHPLPFARRIVALGVAAALSACSTLPPYAPPSVAVPARYAGAPAAAAAQAGWHVAVPADAAARGAWWTVFGDADLNALEARVDVSNQTVKKAVADLQQARAMVDYQHAGFLPTITAGAAQSRARVSQNRLGSSLAGKTTPDYQAGVAASWEPDVFGRVRDAVAGAQADAAASAADLQAVKLSVTAELATDYFALRSLDTQKQLLDDTVRAYADALTLLQQQLAAGAIDASAVAQADTQLEATRTQDTDIDAARAQLQHAIATLVGESASTFALPPRMTPFAVPAIPAGVPSQLLERRPDIAAAERRVAAANAQIGEARAAFFPDLVLSASAGLESSFFAPWLTAPSLFWSIGPQLAGTLFDGGRRSASLRGAHAQYDGAVAGYRQTVLVAFQQVEDQLSTIATLASEARSQQRATDAADLSLRLTTNRFNAGAVSYLDVVTAQTIALTNRRTADQIDARRMEAEVGLLKALGGGWQGAASRDADAAAGAQPAPSAATDDRAAVTPAAAG; encoded by the coding sequence ATGCGCCTTCTTCGTCATCCGCTCCCGTTTGCCCGCCGCATCGTCGCGCTCGGCGTCGCCGCCGCGCTGAGCGCGTGCTCGACGCTGCCACCGTACGCGCCGCCGTCCGTCGCCGTGCCCGCCCGTTACGCGGGCGCCCCGGCCGCCGCAGCGGCCCAGGCCGGCTGGCACGTCGCGGTGCCGGCCGACGCCGCCGCGCGCGGCGCGTGGTGGACCGTGTTCGGCGACGCCGACCTGAACGCGCTCGAAGCCCGCGTCGACGTGTCGAACCAGACGGTGAAGAAAGCCGTCGCCGATCTGCAGCAAGCACGCGCGATGGTCGATTACCAGCACGCGGGCTTCCTGCCGACGATCACCGCGGGCGCCGCGCAAAGCCGCGCGCGCGTGTCGCAGAACCGGCTCGGCTCGTCGCTCGCCGGCAAGACCACGCCCGACTATCAGGCCGGCGTCGCCGCGAGCTGGGAGCCCGACGTGTTCGGCCGCGTGCGCGACGCGGTGGCCGGCGCGCAGGCCGATGCGGCCGCGAGCGCGGCCGACCTGCAGGCCGTGAAGCTGTCGGTGACCGCCGAACTCGCGACCGACTATTTCGCGCTGCGCTCGCTCGATACGCAGAAGCAGTTGCTCGACGACACGGTGCGCGCGTACGCCGACGCACTCACGCTGTTGCAGCAGCAGTTGGCGGCCGGCGCGATCGACGCGTCGGCGGTCGCGCAAGCCGACACGCAGCTCGAAGCGACGCGCACGCAGGACACCGACATCGACGCAGCGCGCGCGCAACTCCAGCATGCGATCGCGACGCTCGTCGGCGAGAGCGCGTCGACCTTCGCTCTGCCGCCGCGCATGACGCCGTTCGCGGTGCCGGCCATTCCGGCCGGCGTGCCGTCGCAGCTGCTCGAACGGCGGCCCGACATCGCGGCGGCGGAACGCCGCGTCGCGGCCGCGAACGCGCAGATCGGCGAGGCGCGCGCCGCGTTCTTCCCCGATCTCGTGCTGTCCGCGAGCGCCGGCCTCGAAAGCTCGTTCTTCGCGCCGTGGCTCACCGCGCCGAGCCTGTTCTGGTCGATCGGCCCGCAGCTCGCCGGCACGCTGTTCGACGGCGGACGCCGCAGCGCGTCGCTGCGCGGCGCGCACGCGCAATACGACGGCGCGGTCGCCGGCTATCGGCAAACGGTGCTGGTCGCGTTCCAGCAGGTCGAGGATCAACTGTCGACGATCGCCACGCTCGCGTCCGAAGCGCGCAGCCAGCAGCGCGCGACCGACGCGGCCGACCTGTCGCTGCGGCTGACGACGAACCGCTTCAACGCGGGCGCGGTCAGCTATCTGGACGTGGTCACCGCCCAGACGATCGCGCTGACGAACCGCCGCACGGCCGACCAGATCGACGCGCGCCGCATGGAAGCCGAAGTCGGCTTGCTGAAGGCGCTGGGCGGCGGCTGGCAAGGCGCCGCGAGCCGCGACGCAGACGCGGCGGCCGGCGCGCAACCGGCGCCGTCAGCGGCGACGGACGACCGCGCGGCCGTCACGCCGGCGGCGGCGGGTTGA
- a CDS encoding heavy metal response regulator transcription factor, translated as MRILIVEDEPKTGAYLKKGLEESGFSVDLAKDGGEGLMLAQEERYDVIVLDVMLPVLDGWGVLKRLRDTHTTPVLFLTARDDVQDRVHGLELGADDYLVKPFAFVELLARIRTLARRGPPRETEHLAVGDLEIDVVRRRVKRGAVRIDLTPREFSLLQLLARRQGEVLSRTQIASYVWDMNFDSDTNVVEVAIRRLRAKIDDAFPVKLIHTVRGVGYVLEPKDDA; from the coding sequence ATGCGCATCCTGATAGTCGAAGACGAACCGAAGACGGGCGCGTACCTGAAGAAGGGTCTGGAGGAGTCCGGATTCAGCGTCGATCTCGCCAAAGACGGCGGTGAAGGGCTGATGCTCGCGCAGGAAGAGCGCTACGACGTGATCGTGCTCGACGTGATGCTGCCCGTGCTCGACGGCTGGGGCGTGCTCAAGCGGCTGCGCGACACGCACACCACGCCCGTGCTGTTCCTGACCGCGCGCGACGACGTGCAGGACCGCGTGCATGGGCTCGAACTCGGCGCCGACGACTACCTCGTGAAGCCGTTCGCCTTCGTCGAGCTGCTGGCGCGCATCCGCACGCTCGCGCGTCGCGGCCCGCCGCGCGAAACCGAGCATCTGGCGGTCGGCGATCTGGAGATCGACGTGGTGCGCCGCCGCGTGAAGCGCGGCGCCGTGCGGATCGACCTGACGCCGCGCGAATTCTCGCTGCTGCAACTGCTCGCGCGCCGGCAGGGCGAGGTGCTGAGCCGCACGCAGATCGCGTCCTACGTCTGGGACATGAATTTCGACAGCGACACCAACGTCGTCGAAGTCGCGATCCGGCGGCTGCGCGCGAAGATCGACGATGCCTTCCCGGTGAAGCTGATCCATACGGTGCGCGGCGTCGGCTACGTGCTCGAACCGAAGGACGACGCGTGA
- a CDS encoding GNAT family N-acetyltransferase, with amino-acid sequence MTHEHATNAAAPATALHYRRFTAADVSGAHALSMALRWPFRAEDWQFSADTSTAFVAEEDDVVIGTAMCWKYGADRAALGHVIVSSEHQGRGIGRALMEIVLDELGPRITFLHATPAGQPLYEKLGFAVCGSLDQFQGNVERPASQTLADGERLRAATPGDLDCLVALDTRASGLGRAALLAALLARGEGVVLERGGEIAGFAVLRRFGRGHVIGPVVAPRSPDDAHAKALIAHWLRARDGEFVRIDVPSGTCLPDWLDAQGLKRVDTCSKMVRNAPAAAHGAPHDPDCGLYALVSQAMV; translated from the coding sequence ATGACACACGAACACGCGACCAACGCTGCCGCGCCGGCGACGGCGCTGCACTATCGACGCTTCACCGCCGCCGACGTGAGCGGAGCTCACGCGCTGTCGATGGCGCTGCGCTGGCCGTTCAGGGCCGAAGACTGGCAGTTCTCCGCCGACACGTCGACCGCGTTCGTCGCCGAGGAGGACGACGTGGTGATCGGTACGGCGATGTGCTGGAAGTACGGCGCGGATCGCGCTGCGCTCGGACACGTGATCGTGTCGTCCGAGCACCAGGGCCGCGGCATCGGGCGTGCGCTGATGGAGATCGTGCTCGACGAGCTCGGGCCGCGCATCACGTTCCTGCACGCGACGCCGGCCGGCCAGCCGCTCTACGAAAAGCTCGGCTTCGCCGTGTGCGGCTCGCTGGACCAGTTTCAAGGCAACGTCGAGCGGCCTGCCTCGCAGACGCTCGCCGACGGCGAGCGCCTGCGGGCCGCCACGCCGGGCGACCTGGATTGCCTGGTGGCGCTCGACACGCGCGCGTCCGGGCTCGGGCGCGCCGCGCTGCTGGCCGCGTTGCTCGCGCGCGGCGAAGGCGTCGTGCTGGAGCGCGGCGGCGAGATCGCCGGCTTTGCGGTGCTGCGCCGCTTCGGCCGCGGCCACGTGATCGGCCCGGTCGTCGCGCCGCGTTCGCCCGACGATGCGCATGCGAAGGCGCTGATCGCGCACTGGCTGCGCGCGCGCGACGGCGAATTCGTCCGCATCGACGTGCCGTCCGGCACCTGCCTGCCCGACTGGCTCGATGCGCAGGGCCTGAAGCGCGTCGACACCTGCTCGAAGATGGTCCGCAACGCGCCTGCCGCGGCGCACGGCGCGCCGCACGATCCGGACTGCGGGCTGTACGCGCTCGTCAGCCAGGCGATGGTGTAA
- a CDS encoding M20 aminoacylase family protein, producing MHNPDRPSSKVSNLEHAILSEASLSAHRAHWASLRRDLHAHPELRFDEHRTADVVARELAALGYAVSRGLGGTGVVASLPGTDPRRGIVLRADLDALPIREANDFAHASCTHGVMHACGHDGHTVMLLGAARVLRELPQLAGSVHFVFQPGEEGGAGARKMIDDGLFEQFPTEAVFGMHNWPGLPAGHFGLRTGPIMAAGSRFRITVTGKGAHAAQPHLGIDPVPLACAMVLQCQTIAARHKDPVDPAVISVCMFQAGTTDNVIPDSAELRGTIRTLSSALQQQLQRDVRLMCEALAGASGARADVEFFQYYPATVNTPAETALCEAVIRDTFGEQRLRREVPPNMTSEDFGFMLEERPGAYVLIGNAADGDAAPALHHPKYDFNDDIIPAGVRYWVSLAQRYFARAA from the coding sequence ATGCACAATCCCGACCGTCCATCATCGAAGGTGTCGAACTTGGAACACGCCATTCTCTCCGAAGCGTCGCTGAGCGCGCATCGTGCCCACTGGGCGAGCTTGCGCCGCGACCTGCATGCGCATCCCGAATTGCGATTCGACGAGCACCGGACCGCCGACGTCGTGGCCCGCGAACTCGCGGCGCTCGGCTACGCGGTGTCGCGCGGGCTCGGCGGCACCGGCGTGGTCGCGAGCCTGCCCGGCACCGACCCGCGCCGCGGCATCGTGCTGCGCGCCGACCTCGACGCGTTGCCGATTCGCGAAGCCAACGACTTCGCGCATGCGTCGTGCACGCACGGCGTGATGCACGCCTGCGGGCATGACGGTCATACGGTGATGTTGCTCGGCGCCGCGCGCGTGCTCCGGGAGCTGCCGCAGCTGGCCGGCAGCGTCCACTTCGTGTTTCAGCCGGGCGAGGAAGGCGGCGCGGGCGCGCGCAAGATGATCGACGACGGCCTGTTCGAGCAGTTTCCGACCGAAGCGGTGTTCGGCATGCACAACTGGCCCGGCTTGCCCGCCGGGCACTTCGGGTTGCGCACCGGCCCGATCATGGCGGCCGGCTCGCGGTTCCGCATCACGGTGACCGGCAAGGGCGCGCACGCGGCGCAGCCGCATCTCGGCATCGATCCCGTCCCGCTCGCCTGCGCGATGGTGCTGCAGTGCCAGACGATCGCCGCAAGGCACAAGGACCCGGTGGACCCGGCCGTGATCTCCGTCTGCATGTTCCAGGCCGGCACCACGGACAACGTCATTCCCGACAGCGCCGAGCTGCGCGGCACGATCCGCACGCTGTCGTCCGCGTTGCAGCAGCAGTTGCAGCGCGACGTCCGGCTCATGTGCGAGGCGCTGGCCGGCGCGAGCGGCGCGCGCGCGGACGTCGAGTTCTTTCAGTACTACCCGGCGACGGTGAACACGCCGGCCGAGACGGCCCTGTGCGAAGCGGTGATTCGCGACACCTTCGGCGAGCAGCGCCTGCGCCGCGAGGTGCCGCCGAACATGACGTCCGAAGACTTCGGCTTCATGCTCGAGGAGCGGCCCGGCGCGTACGTGCTGATCGGCAACGCGGCGGACGGTGACGCGGCGCCGGCGCTGCATCACCCGAAATACGATTTCAACGACGACATCATTCCGGCCGGCGTGCGCTACTGGGTGTCGCTGGCGCAGCGGTATTTCGCGCGCGCGGCGTGA
- a CDS encoding efflux RND transporter periplasmic adaptor subunit — protein sequence MNDSIEPAPPPAGEAGTSTAATATPATSATRATSATSATSATSATSATYATPTATPYAAPDAPPARGGRKLAVPLAGIALAAVLLAIGIVPRLDARAAQRAQVAAQQVLPVSVIVPGAAPADQTLTLPGAVMPYEEASIYARTSGYIAHWSADLGARVKAGQALAQIAAPDLDAQLRQARADAATAQANYDYAKSTAQRWQQMLATQSVSQQDADTKAADMNAKRAMLASAQANVAHLAELVSYESVTAPFDGVITARDVDVGTLVTAGGTPGSAGLSGELFHLEQTDTLRVFVDVPQDSATGITTGTQVYLSTQQYPGRRFAARVARTAGAIDPVTRTLRVEIDVDNRDGALLPGAYAQAHLVVPSAAPALELPVSALLFRPNGVTVATVDAHGRTALKTVQIGRDFGTRVEIVAGLAPTDRVIDNPGDAIAAGEAVKIVARAGSAVGAPVASPAGASVASAVAAPLAASSAHAVPSRPTTAASPASAPTSTPTHS from the coding sequence ATGAACGACTCGATCGAACCCGCCCCGCCGCCGGCTGGCGAAGCCGGCACTTCAACCGCCGCGACTGCGACGCCAGCGACGTCTGCGACGCGCGCCACCTCGGCCACCTCGGCCACCTCGGCCACGTCTGCTACGTCCGCCACGTATGCCACGCCCACCGCCACACCCTATGCAGCACCCGACGCGCCGCCCGCCCGCGGCGGCCGCAAGCTGGCCGTGCCGCTCGCCGGCATCGCGCTGGCGGCCGTGCTGCTCGCGATCGGCATCGTGCCGCGGCTCGACGCGCGCGCCGCGCAGCGTGCGCAGGTGGCCGCCCAGCAGGTGCTGCCGGTGTCGGTGATCGTGCCGGGCGCGGCGCCGGCCGACCAGACGCTCACGCTGCCGGGTGCGGTGATGCCGTACGAGGAGGCGTCGATCTATGCGCGTACGAGCGGCTACATCGCGCACTGGAGCGCCGATCTCGGCGCGCGCGTGAAGGCCGGCCAGGCGCTCGCGCAGATCGCCGCGCCCGACCTCGACGCGCAGTTGCGCCAGGCGCGCGCCGACGCGGCCACTGCGCAGGCGAACTACGACTATGCGAAATCGACCGCGCAGCGCTGGCAGCAGATGCTCGCCACGCAGTCGGTATCGCAGCAGGACGCCGACACGAAGGCCGCCGACATGAACGCGAAGCGCGCGATGCTCGCCTCCGCGCAGGCCAATGTCGCGCACCTCGCCGAACTCGTGTCGTACGAGTCGGTCACCGCGCCGTTCGACGGCGTGATCACCGCGCGCGACGTCGACGTCGGCACGCTCGTCACCGCGGGCGGCACGCCGGGCAGTGCGGGGCTGTCCGGCGAACTGTTCCATCTCGAGCAGACCGACACGCTGCGCGTGTTCGTCGACGTGCCGCAGGACAGCGCGACCGGCATCACGACCGGCACGCAGGTCTACCTGAGCACGCAGCAGTATCCGGGGCGCCGCTTCGCCGCGCGCGTCGCGCGCACCGCCGGGGCGATCGATCCGGTCACGCGCACGCTGCGCGTCGAGATCGACGTCGACAACCGCGATGGCGCGCTGCTGCCCGGCGCCTATGCGCAAGCGCATCTCGTCGTGCCGAGCGCGGCGCCCGCGCTCGAATTGCCGGTCAGCGCGCTGCTGTTCCGTCCGAACGGCGTGACGGTCGCGACCGTCGACGCGCACGGACGCACCGCGCTGAAAACCGTGCAGATCGGCCGCGATTTCGGCACGCGCGTGGAGATCGTCGCAGGGCTCGCGCCGACCGATCGCGTGATCGACAACCCGGGCGATGCGATCGCCGCGGGGGAAGCCGTGAAGATCGTGGCCCGCGCGGGTTCGGCAGTTGGCGCACCGGTTGCCTCACCCGCTGGCGCGTCGGTTGCGTCAGCCGTTGCCGCGCCGCTTGCCGCATCGTCCGCGCACGCCGTGCCGTCCCGGCCCACGACCGCCGCGTCACCGGCGTCTGCGCCGACATCGACACCGACCCACAGCTGA